In Cryptococcus neoformans var. neoformans B-3501A chromosome 3, whole genome shotgun sequence, the DNA window TTTCAGATATTAACGTTAATGTCACGTCTTTGTAGAGGAAGTTGACAGCGGTTAAGAGCGCTTCAGAGAATGacttgaaagagaaggcagCCAAATTGAACGAAATGCAGGTGTCACTCCACAACACCCAAAGAGAGCTCGAAAGATCCAAGAAGGACCTCGAGCGATGTGTATTGGAGGGATCAgaaatgaaagaagaggtaaTATGACTTTGATCTCTTATGGCCATTTGATTTTACTTATATTGACGGTACTCCTAGCTTCAGCTTCACTCAATGGTCCAGCAGCAAAAGGCACTTTTGGCTGTAGCGCAAGAGCAAATGCTTGTTGTGGAGCTCGAAACCAGATTATTAGATGCAGAAAAAGCCCGAAGTAAGCTTCAGGATTTGTTTCAACGTGTATACAGCAAGCTGAACCCCTGTTGCTAGTTCTGAGAGACCATAAAATCACTCTGTTCCAggccaaggaagaggaattaGTAAGAGAAATTGAGGAAAGAGACATCCGAATTGAAGATCTAGAAGTGCGTATGCCATTATGGAACTACATGTGTTTGCTGATTCATGATGCAGGCTATGCTAGAAAGATCTAATGCTTCTCTCGAGCAAGAGCGCAATGCCATTAGAAaggcttcttcatcacaACTAACGTCTTCCAAAGACCTTACCAAAGCCCAGATGGAACTAGAGTTTGCTCGCGCCGAAATTAATACTCTTGAAGACAAAGTGACTTCTTTAGAGACGAAAGTTCGTGGTCTCAAAGACCGTGAAAAGGAGGCAAGATCAGAGCTTGAGAGCTGGCtacgagaagaaggttcGGCCAGCAAGCAtcagaaagagaagaaagagtcgCAAATTCAGTTGAGAGCTATGAAGTCAGagttggaaaagaaaaaggaagagattgaagagctgaaggaggagttggaagaagctgtGAGAAgtgggaaggagaaagaaaaaatctTAAAGAAACGATTAAGAGATGCCaatgaggaaaaagaacgTCTGCTTGGtatagaagaagagctgcATGGTTTGAGAGCAGGGATAAGCAAGACGACTCCAGGAAATCGAAAGATCAGAAAGGTACTTTGCTCTATCATATGACTCTCACTGGGGATACCTCTAGCTAATATATTTCCAACAGGAAAGCCCAGTGAAAGAGGGTTCTGGCGACGAAGTGACtacaaagaaaaaggcgaagaaggccgaGACAGCGGTATCTGTATGCAGAGGTTCTCACATTAATCGCAAGCCACTGATCATTCTTGCTTCATAGCCTTCGAAGCTCTCTTCAAAAGCGCGCGCAAAGACTAAAGCATCAGTTGATTCAAGCTCTGAACTGGATGATTCCGCCCCTGCACCCATCAAGAAATCGAAGGCCGCACGGAAATCTCCCATAAAATCCAAGCCCAAATCAATCGCTGTTGAAGTGTCAGATGCTGAGAACGAGGTTGATTCTCTCAAAACTCGATCGTCAAAGAACGAGGTCGTCGAGCATAAACcaatggaaaaagaagagcaagcagCCTCCGCcaatgaaaagaaaaagaaaaagagaattCTCGGCACTCAACCGCCACCCACTTTCAATTGGGATCCTGTCATGAATGTGAGTCAAGGGTCACCTCACTAGACGCAAGAAGCAGCTAGCTAATTGTCGCCCGTGAAGAGCGGCGACGGCGTCATCCCAGCGTATCTATCACCCTTGAAACCAGATAGTGTCAGAGCTACAGGAACTATTCCAAGGGCTGGGTTCCCTAGTCTCCCCAGCAGTAGGCTAAATCGCTTCGGCTAGTGCTCTCAATAAAGATATATGTTGGGCTTCGTGACGTAGTGCGTCTGCTGCCTGTTTGGATCTCAGTGGATGTCGCGTATTTTCTATCTTGTTTAAGGCTATTAGATGCGTTTTTTTGCACTTTACATCAGTTCATGCGCTGTTCTCAAATATCTCATGTTGTAGAGCCTAATGTTTATCATCATTTATGTCCAAAGTTTACCAGGGGTCTACCAAAAGCTACCCTTGGAAGGCATAACGCTCTCGTAACCTCTGCCCGAAAAAGAACATCTGCCATCAATGTCAGCTTTGCTTGAGGTACCATATTACGCTACTTTACTCACGATCATTGGCGCCGGTATTCCGACAATGGCTATACAGGCGATAAGGGTACCACCCCACCCCCATCCAAGCTTTACAAACATGGTGGTCGTAAAGAGCGGCATGATACACGCCACAACCGAACGAGCCTGGCTCCCCCGAAACAAATCCATTTGTCAGTAACGACGGCGCCCATCTGGCAGGACCGTACTTACAGCAGTTGCCCCGGCTACGGCTGCAGCAGAGTAAGGATAAAAAGCATCCACGAAGCTAGGGACAAGTGTCAGTGAGATGATCGAAGCATACATTGCTACCACTCAACAAATTCTGGATGGTGTTAAATGCTAGCATCAACCCAATTCCCATGACAGCCTGGCCCACGAAAGGTCCCATCCAGTGTACTTCTGCGTTCGCTGTCCACCCCTTTTAATACTGTTATTAGCAAATCAAAAAATTTGAAACCATCGCACTTACAAAAATAAATAGTCCAATTGGCATGATACACATGCCTATTTGAGTCAGTACGAGCTGCGTAAAGAACCGTTAGTGGGATCTAATGCTACACCCGGAACATACTCTATATTCTGGCTGGCCGTTGTCACCATTAATCTTTGAAAAGTGTTTGTATATACGGTCTTGACACTGGGAGGCTATGGCCACCGCACTCACGAAGCCCAAGCCTACAACCGGCATCATCAGATCCATACACCATGCAACACAGCCTTAAAAATACCCATAGAAATGTATGGTAAACCCATTGTGGCCAAAGGCCACTCGTATGAAAACAAGGCGGGCTGACTAAATGGCGGCTTGCCGTACAAGAGAGGTAAAGccaccaaaaaaagatAGATTATACCTACAGCAGAAGATCAGTTTCAAAAGCTCTATAAGGTCTATTCAAAGTGAGAATCACAACCTTACCGTACACATAAGCGTAATACAAAGAGAAAGCAAACGCAACCGGGTTGGTAAACAGCAATCGTGGGGGACGTGAAAATGCCCTGCCATAGACTGCTTTCGCGTCCTCTTTTGAGaccatcgccatcatccagGTTAACTTTGGCAGATGATGTCTCCGCCTGGAAGTCGAAGGAGAAAGTGGGTGAGTAATCTGATAGTCCATGATCTTTTGAATAGCACTGATATATGACGAGTCAGTCTCAAGAGTTATGGGAAAGGATTAGAAAGGAGATACGTACGGAGCATAGGTCTCCCTGAGGAAAAAGACCATCAATACAAAGTTGAAAAACGCAACTATTGTCATAAAGTAGTAGGcccatctccatcccccGAACAATAGCCAGTAGCCTATCATGTTGCCAATGATGGGCCCGCCCTGCAAAAATGTATTAGTCAGTCATAATGGTTCGGAGTATGTGATCAAAAAGGCGTACAATCGGCCCTAGAGCATACAATGATATGGGCTTGCCTCTTTCATGTGGTAGGAACATCTAGGTAACTGGTGAGCGCAATTCGACTTCATTCTAGAAGGCTGTCATGCTCACATCAGCGCAAGTCGCCACACCTAGAGATGGCGGAGGAGAAGCAAAACATCCGCAAAAACTGGAATTGTAACTTGAGAAATCGTCATACATATTCAAAATTGGCCACTCACAATCGTAGAATGATAAGTGCTGTCATGCTATATGTAACGCCCTGGTCAGTCTGACGCTTTCAGTTATCTATTGCCATTCAAAGCACAAACCTCTGAGTGAAACCCGTTCCCAAGGTGAACAAGACATAGAATATTTGGCTTGAGATATAGGCTATTTGCCGTCCATAGAGCTCCGACACTGGTGCAAACACAAATGGTCCGGTTCTTTAAGAAAAGGTAAGCTTATAATACGCGTTCTATGGTTTCTGGTAATGCGTACCCTAGACCTAGAACATAGGCACCAGCGATTAGAACTCCTATCTTCTCGTTTGTCTCTCCGAATTCAGACATTACTGCATGTAGCCCAGGTACGCCGATGGAACTTCCTGCAGTGGAAATGAATCCAGTTAATGCAAGAATTGCTGTTATGGTCCATTTCTTTCTGGTTGCCCAGTTGATAGGATTGGCAGGAGAGGTAGGGAAGGACGTAATAACTTGCCGTGCTTCGCGAGAGGACAGTGATGTGGACGATAATTCAATTTCAGGTGGTGGTGCAGGTGTTGATGTTTCCACCACCCCTGTAGATGATCTGCGACGCTTGTTATGCTGGAAGGGCAGTGGTTTGCCGCAATTGACAATAGGACATGATTCTGTATCATAATCGTGATCCATAGAAGATTGGCCTTTTTCGGAGACGATATTGCGGGTTCCTCCGACTTTCTCCATAAGTAACCAGACCTTTAATACTGTTGATTGTTGGCGAGAGTGGTCCTTGGAGGAATCTGTTTCTATCGGTATTTGTCCTAAAAACCAGTGGTGGGCGTGAGGTTGTACTGTAGATTAGTGCCATCGGTCAGCAGCAAcatttgctgatgaagcCTGGGTTAATTTGCAGTTATGTCGTAGAATTGTAGAAGCTTCTAGTCTTTCCAAAACAGTTTGAATCAAACGGAGAACTCCCGCCCTATGAGGAGTCGGATCGATAGATAAGACGGAGTGACTGGAGCAGCGAGTGTCTGCCACCAGCAGTCGCAGATGGCCGACATCTCCGACAACAGATAATTatcttttttatttatAGCTATCGTAAGACACCGGGACAGAGATCGGGACAACCACCCATATGGATCAGAACCGGCGGAGAGCCTTTCAATCTCCCCAGCCTTTTGGCGACGTCACCATATTATTTCCAGAGCAATAGAAACTCCAACATCTCCCGACCATGACGCCTGCAAACAAAATCCCTCATTGCTCAGCTGTAAGTAATCTCTGATGTTGCAACCTCCTTGGATCTCACTAATCTCAaattctccttctttcgctACAGACGTTCCCTGCCAAAATATCATGTCTGTGCTCCCCCATATTTCTAGATCATCTCTATCATCGTCCGCTCGCATGTCTCTTCGCCCTTTGCGAGTGGCCTCTCAGTCTCGTTCCATGTCACTCATtccgtcttcatcaccgTCCTCTGTTCCTTTCTTTGTACCTCATCTTGGCCCCTCCTCAAAGCATGGTGTATATCCCACTCCGGGTGGAAAGGGTAAGGGTAAGGAACTCTTTGGTGGTGGGAAAGGGTTTGATcccgaagaggaagtggatgatCGGGAATGGGATATGCGTGTCGGTAAGTTCGCGTACACACAAACAGTATCAGCACTCACATTAGCTTTTTTAGCAAGGGCAATGATACACCTTCAAGAAACACTCCCGCATTTCTTTAATGCTGAGATGACAGCAGCGACAATGTTACCGCCTGACATCTATAGTCAGAATATGCTGCTCAAGCTACCAGCGCCGTTGCCTTTGAAGGTACGTACTGTGGAATGctttcatctcctccaattGAAGGAGGAATAACGCTGTCCGAACTAACAATATTCCTAGATATCCTCATTGTCTGGCTATTCAATGGCGTTCTCTCTTACTCGCAATGGCATGCAAGGTCTGACTTCACCAGGTTTTTTTAAACGGACTTTGCTAACATCACAATAGCCTTACATACAGATTTGCGAtcagagatggagagaatgaCATTCTCCCCATCACCTCAAGACATGGGACAAGAAAGCAAAAGAGCCGCAGTTTTACTTGCGAGAAAAGGGATCCCCAGCCACCGTATGAAGCAGATCAGGGTCTTGGTCTCAGTATATGGCACCCTGCGCTTGCCTCCTCATAAAGTAAGCAACAGTTATGTTATTGTCAGACAACGTTGACATTGTGTACTCTACAGGAGGCTAAATGGCATACATCGTCTCTATAcaccttctctcccacaTCAGGTTTGATCGTTTCACACGAGGTAGAGACTATCAGGCCTCTTCCCGGAGAAGGGGTCGCGGAGTGGATGATGTCACGACTGCTTGGGTGGACTTCGAAGAATGCAGGTCATGAAGGAGCTATACCATGTCCTCGGACAGTGGCGTTACCTCCTGAACATAGAGTGGCGCGATTCAGGGAAGAGcgtgaggagaagagggaagactGATGGTGCAGGTCGGCGTATTGTTCTGTTGTACACATTCACGTTACTGCATCTGTTTAGTTGTTTCGTATGTATCGTTAATGTTTTATGCattttgaagatgattgaGTGAGTGTGTATGTATGATATTCGCTGTTTGATGGGTGAGATATAATACCTACCAGCGGTTGCCGCGCCGGCAGGCTCTGTGCCGCAAAGTTGCACAATTAAGCTGCCTGATTCACCGACCATCGAAACTTCGTCGCCTCCATCGCTCCTACCCATCTTGTCATTTTTCCCCTGAAAATTTCCCCAAATCTCTATACCCTGTACCTGTCTCGAGACTTCCAATCTCCCTGTCATGCCGCCCAAGGACCCCACATTCTCAGACGTGAGTCTCCATCCCACTTCGCCGTCGAGAACGTCCTATTCACAGCCACAAATCTTTCCACCCATCAGAACTCTCTGTTTTGCCTTTTGCTGACCTCACCATGTTGACGTGAACATCCTCGCAATTCGCATTCCCTCgatcatccatccatctcccataTGTATACGACGgtcatcctcgtctccctAACCTTCGCCATTCTTTGCACTCTATGCATGGGAAACGGTGTTCGCTATGTCTAGGATGAGGCGAGTTCAGGGAGAGGTGATTCGGCCCAACCAGAGGATATTCATGGGAGAGGCTCGTAAGTGTTCAAAATGCTTCAGTCTTGCGCTGTTCAGTCTCTGAAGTTCAGTGCCAGGTCGAGTTCGGCAAGAAAGGCTCAGAACAGGATTGCCCAGAGGGAGTTCAGGCTTCGTAAGCAGGTAAGCAATCAATGCGCACTGAGTGTTTCATGTTCAGCTGATGGAGTCGACAGCAATATGTGTGTCTGCCTAAGATGTATGAAATGAATGACCCAATTATCTGACTAAATGTTGTAGATCCGTGACCTTGAGGCCAAGGTGCAGATGCTTGAGGGCGACAAAGAGGAGCGTGTGGAACTTATGACGCTTTTAGTGCGAAAtctgatgaaggagaataAGGATTTAAGACATATGCTTAGACTTACTGCGTCATTCATTGGCGAAGGTAAGTTATTAACCCATTCTAGAAGCTGTATACACGGTCTAACAGCAGTTTAGGCCTTGGTTCTTGTTTGCCCAGGCTTGGTCTTTCGGCAGATCAGCTGGATGCCATCTTGAATCGCGCTGACACTGATACGGTCTATGAGGCATTTATCAATCTCAAAGCTTCTCGAGAGCTTGAGATGTCTAATCCAGGCATCAAGCTTGGTGAGCCTCGTCGCAGAGCGGGCAATTTGCCTCCAAAGCGCAAGCGTACAGAGGACGAGGGTGGGACTCCAATAGGGCCTGCTGAAACGCCTGAAGATGGCGCATCTAGCgctggaaaggagaaaggcAAAACTTCACAAAACAGTGACATCTCTAACTCTAAAAGGATCAAGTCGGTTTTTGATCAGCCAATACCCAGCGACGAGTATACGTATTTGTTCCCCGATCTCGACAGCATGCTTATGGCTTCCGAGTCGTTTGATGACCCCTCAATAAGTCGTTTCGACATCAACGGTCAGATGGGCCAAAGTCGTGTCCCCAATGAGCTTCCTCGTGTAGATTATGGACAGCAACAGAGGCTAATGTCTTCTAATACTGGGAATGTTCGCTTTCCCAGCTATAATGGGTCGACCGCTTTAGGTGGGTCGGCGGACATGAGTGGATTTGGTCTCACTATCCCCCCAAACCCATTAGCCGGCGATCCGCTGGCTGCCAACCTTGCCGTTTCGAATAGTTCGTCCGCAAATTATCCACCGTCCAATCCATCCATGCCGTCTTGTGTCACCCCAGTCAGGCCGGTGGCCCCTTTGGTGAACGAAGGCAACCAATCTACTCGACGTTCTTCTACAAGCAATGAGCCATCGACGCAGAGTGATTCCATCCGAAGACTGGCCGCTGAACATCGCGGCGCTTTCGATGGCCCTGGTATGACGTCGCAAGAAATCGAAGAAAGACGCAAAGCGGAGGACAGCCTGATCAAATccattgaagaaggagatacACCTGACAGAAAGTTAGAGGCTATGCAGGTATGTTCATTCACTCGTTGTCATGTTCCATAAAGTTTAACTGTAAATTTGTAGCTTATCACCTATCATCTCAACAAGTGGGTTTTTGAATGCGACAAGAGGAAACGTACTGACACTTGTTCACAGCTTCCGCATGAACCACGAGTATCATCtccctccatctctccgTCCTACGGTCGTCCAAAGAACAGTTCCTCACGAGCACGCTATCGATGGAATTTGTTTCCCGTCCTTGCGGGACCGTATGATCTTACTCCGCGGTCAGTCGTTCATTTATGTCTTTTTCATTTGCTGCTCCTGACCTTTCATTTAGGACGATACGACTTGGTGGAGGTTTTTCATTCCTTATTGGCCGAGGTAGGACGTTCTGTTCCTGTATTCGGATGAGTGTGCCTGACAAAAAGGAAAGTTCACCCTTCACGGTGACGACGTACTTGACCATAGAAGCTATGAGGTATCCGAAAAATTCATTCACGATTACAGGTAAGCTCGAAGATCGCCTTTAATAACAATCACGTTCATGGCATTGATCAATTTTATAGCATTCTTGTCGACGACTCAATAGTTGCGATCAGTAATAAGTGGCGCGCGTTACGGGGAGAACCTCCCATCCAGTGGCCTTTGAAGGACCAGGGGCAGAATCAATTAATCTTGTCTGGGGCTACGTCTCAGTAGAACGGCCAATTGCAGCTATAGTAATTGCAGCTTATTAGCAGTTGAGATCATCGATTGGAATTGAATTGAATGCCTTACAAATATCATCCTCATTATCATTtatcattattattattgtaCATCTGGAATTTTGGCTATGCAATGAAAGGCTTGTCAAAGGGGGGAAATGTGAATGTTTGCAAGCGGCACAGTAAACCATGAGCAATGGGCGATGAGGATTGTCGACATGGGTAGTCAACGGAGTAAGGAGACGCTTTTTTATCTGTTCGGGGCCGAGCGAAAGTTCATTCCGCCGCGCACTTGCTTCGCTCGACTTCTGTTTGCTGcgtcttttctttcccgCCAGCCTACGTACCGTTCTCTTCCAATCATCAAAGCCACGTCGCCATAGCCGTCTACTCCCACCATCCCAATCACATCGCTACACCCCACCGCAATTTCTTCTGACCACCCGCCGTTTAACAAGGTGACGCGACCACGTCGTCGCATCTCACTGGTAGTCCCCGGTATTTGATGATTTATAGACAATGATTCCATCACCTCGGCGGGCAGCTTCAACCCCTGCTGTTCAGACATGGCCGGATttggatgacgatgatggctGGCAAGGTTGGTCTGGAATTCATGAAATCATCTGGCGCTTACTCGTTTTCGTGTTTAGATATGCCAGTCGTTCGCTCAGACAGCAATCCATTCGgtttggatgaagaggatcaGAAAAAATATCACTATCGCACATCCATCAGTCTCGACGACGATCCTGCCGGACCATCTGGTACCGGCAACGCCACCGGAAAACACCTCGAACTTGAGGCAGACACGCTGGCGACCGATTCATGGAGAGAAAAGGTGGAACAAGATGAATCCGACTATACACGAATAAGACtggatgaggacgaagagtCTGAGGAAGTACAT includes these proteins:
- a CDS encoding hypothetical protein (Match to EST gb|CF190315.1|CF190315), whose amino-acid sequence is MEKVGGTRNIVSEKGQSSMDHDYDTESCPIVNCGKPLPFQHNKRRRSSTGVVETSTPAPPPEIELSSTSLSSREARQVITSFPTSPANPINWATRKKWTITAILALTGFISTAGSSIGVPGLHAVMSEFGETNEKIGVLIAGAYVLGLGTGPFVFAPVSELYGRQIAYISSQIFYVLFTLGTGFTQSMTALIILRFFCGCFASPPPSLGVATCADMFLPHERGKPISLYALGPIGGPIIGNMIGYWLLFGGWRWAYYFMTIVAFFNFVLMVFFLRETYAPAIQKIMDYQITHPLSPSTSRRRHHLPKLTWMMAMVSKEDAKAVYGRAFSRPPRLLFTNPVAFAFSLYYAYVYGIIYLFLVALPLLYGKPPFSQPALFSYEWPLATMGLPYISMGLGFVSAVAIASQCQDRIYKHFSKINGDNGQPEYRLVLTQIGMCIMPIGLFIFGWTANAEVHWMGPFVGQAVMGIGLMLAFNTIQNFFVDAFYPYSAAAVAGATAARSVVACIMPLFTTTMFVKLGWGWGGTLIACIAIVGIPAPMIMFFFGQRLRERYAFQG
- a CDS encoding hypothetical protein (Match to ESTs gb|CF183768.1|CF183768, gb|CF183767.1|CF183767); protein product: MSLIPSSSPSSVPFFVPHLGPSSKHGVYPTPGGKGKGKELFGGGKGFDPEEEVDDREWDMRVARAMIHLQETLPHFFNAEMTAATMLPPDIYSQNMLLKLPAPLPLKISSLSGYSMAFSLTRNGMQALHTDLRSEMERMTFSPSPQDMGQESKRAAVLLARKGIPSHRMKQIRVLVSVYGTLRLPPHKEAKWHTSSLYTFSPTSGLIVSHEVETIRPLPGEGVAEWMMSRLLGWTSKNAGHEGAIPCPRTVALPPEHRVARFREEREEKRED
- a CDS encoding hypothetical protein (Match to ESTs gb|CF191923.1|CF191923, gb|CF191507.1|CF191507; HMMPfam hit to bZIP, bZIP transcription factor, score: 40.9, E(): 3.6e-09); this translates as MPPKDPTFSDDEASSGRGDSAQPEDIHGRGSSSSARKAQNRIAQREFRLRKQQYIRDLEAKVQMLEGDKEERVELMTLLVRNLMKENKDLRHMLRLTASFIGEGLGSCLPRLGLSADQLDAILNRADTDTVYEAFINLKASRELEMSNPGIKLGEPRRRAGNLPPKRKRTEDEGGTPIGPAETPEDGASSAGKEKGKTSQNSDISNSKRIKSVFDQPIPSDEYTYLFPDLDSMLMASESFDDPSISRFDINGQMGQSRVPNELPRVDYGQQQRLMSSNTGNVRFPSYNGSTALAGDPLAANLAVSNSSSANYPPSNPSMPSCVTPVRPVAPLVNEGNQSTRRSSTSNEPSTQSDSIRRLAAEHRGAFDGPGMTSQEIEERRKAEDSLIKSIEEGDTPDRKLEAMQLITYHLNNFRMNHEYHLPPSLRPTVVQRTVPHEHAIDGICFPSLRDRMILLRGRYDLVEVFHSLLAEFTLHGDDVLDHRSYEVSEKFIHDYSILVDDSIVAISNKWRALRGEPPIQWPLKDQGQNQLILSGATSQ